From Ptychodera flava strain L36383 chromosome 2, AS_Pfla_20210202, whole genome shotgun sequence, the proteins below share one genomic window:
- the LOC139149900 gene encoding uncharacterized protein → MSLPNLKGLRTRYKNLLERELLKADAILKSSKDEDEDIQVWKINATKTKLKDYVEKFEDATDRLSLLVEETKNLEEKEKLDDEEVKITDLMASVGDCVGELTALENSIQVKQMTVQSSLAKQMERLVEIQMQTQFQTQKLLEAQEQQLERHSYPSGELQSESAVPSPVSVKLPKLDLVSFSGDVLAWKEFWDSFECTIHQNSHLSRIEKFNYLRSKLHGDALNAISGMTPSNENYDVAVRLLCERFGDNQTVINAHYSKLISLPVSANQAGSLRTLYDGIEKHLRSLEAIGQDVNQDIFVSIITSKLPKEVLFQLELQKGSREKWTVCKLRELLERYVTASEATDRQTSHNFPSTKDKATPKKSPSASKLYAESSVSSAQALVIGERGPTHQASEKLNPKKRCHFCEQHHWSDECTKYSTVEARKEKVKGQCYICLKKGHRLKDCVVNKPCFFCRQRKNHHSSLCPKKFPSTRKENTLLTQGLPNDAEPNTEKALMASGEIVLMQTATTMIKNPDSSLKQSVRILFDSGSHRSYITDGLARKLRLKTGIVEEMSIVTFGTQNSKVIKSPVTTLDICLRNGSVMTVAHK, encoded by the coding sequence ATGTCACTCCCCAACTTAAAAGGACTGAGAACTAGGTATAAAAATCTACTAGAACGAGAACTATTAAAAGCAGACGCCATATTGAAAAGTTCAAAAGATGAAGATGAGGATATTCAAGTATGGAAAATTAATGCAACAAAAACTAAACTGAAAGACTATGTTGAGAAGTTTGAAGATGCCACTGATAGATTATCCTTATTGGTTGAAGAAACTAAAAacttagaagaaaaagaaaaacttgacGATGAAGAGGTCAAAATAACTGACCTTATGGCTTCTGTGGGAGACTGTGTCGGTGAATTAACGGCATTAGAGAACAGTATTCAAGTAAAGCAAATGACTGTACAATCTAGTCTAGCCAAACAGATGGAAAGACTGGTCGAAATTCAAATGCAGACTCAGTTTCAAACTCAGAAACTACTGGAAGCCCAAGAACAACAACTTGAGCGGCACTCGTATCCATCTGGAGAATTGCAATCTGAATCTGCTGTTCCATCTCCAGTCTCCGTGAAACTGCCTAAACTTGATTTGGTATCGTTTAGTGGTGATGTGCTTGCATGGAAAGAATTCTGGGACTCTTTTGAGTGTACTATACATCAGAACTCTCATCTGTCACGAATAGAGAAGTTCAACTACCTGAGGAGTAAACTTCATGGTGATGCACTGAACGCTATATCAGGTATGACCCCTTCAAATGAGAACTATGATGTGGCCGTGAGATTACTTTGTGAGAGGTTTGGAGATAATCAAACTGTAATTAATGCACACTACTCGAAATTGATCAGCCTGCCAGTATCTGCAAATCAAGCAGGCAGTCTACGAACACTATACGATGGTATTGAAAAACACTTAAGAAGTTTAGAGGCCATTGGACAGGATGTTAATCAggacatttttgtttcaatcatCACGTCTAAACTTCCCAAAGAGGTACTGTTCCAGCTCGAGCTGCAAAAAGGGTCTAGAGAGAAATGGACAGTATGTAAACTCAGAGAACTCCTTGAACGGTATGTCACGGCTTCCGAAGCAACTGATAGACAGACGTCACACAACTTTCCTTCCACAAAGGACAAAGCAACCCCTAAGAAGTCACCATCAGCATCCAAGTTGTACGCAGAATCATCGGTATCATCTGCTCAAGCCTTGGTTATTGGTGAGAGGGGACCAACTCATCAAGCCAGTGAAAAGCTAAATCCTAAGAAACGTTGTCATTTCTGTGAACAACACCACTGGAGTGATGAATGCACGAAGTATTCAACTGTTGAAGCAAGAAAagagaaggtcaaaggtcagtgttATATCTGCCTAAAGAAAGGACATCGATTGAAAGACTGTGTTGTCAATAAGCCATGTTTTTTCTGTCGTCAAAGAAAGAATCACCATAGCAGTCTTTGTCCTAAAAAGTTCCCATCTACAAGGAAAGAGAACACTCTCCTCACTCAAGGACTTCCTAATGATGCTGAACCCAATACAGAAAAGGCTCTAATGGCTTCCGGAGAAATCGTTCTCATGCAAACTGCCACTACTATGATCAAAAATCCAGACTCTTCATTGAAACAGTCTGTTCGTATCCTGTTTGATTCCGGAAGTCACAGATCATACATCACAGACGGTCTTGCAAGAAAACTAAGACTGAAAACTGGAATTGTCGAAGAGATGTCTATTGTCACATTTGgaactcaaaactcaaaagtgATCAAATCTCCAGTGACTACATTGGACATTTGTCTTCGAAATGGTTCTGTTATGACTGTCGCTCACAAGTAA